From the genome of Setaria viridis chromosome 1, Setaria_viridis_v4.0, whole genome shotgun sequence:
CTCTAATGGAACCATCGTTACACGAGTTACataaatgaaaaattcttaATGCAAGGAGAATGAATGGGCTGGATTGTAACTGTGAATGTAAGCTGGAACGGCTGACGTTGCCGGAAGCGGGGAGTGCTGGTACAGGCCGAACTGCCTCATCACACGGTCAACCGTGTAGTCCTCGACGTGGATGTCGTAAACTACTAGCCTCCTCATCCTCCAGTACGCCATGTCCCGATAGCATAGCGAAGACAGGCCATGCAGGGCACGAGCGTCCACCTCCTCGAAGTTGTAGGGTCTCCACCTCACATCGGTGTCGACCAGAGCGTCGAACATACTGACGAAGTCCGGGTACGACTTCTTTGTTTGCACCCCAGTCCAAACCGCCTGCAACAAATATAATCACAATTTCTCAGTTAGGACCTCGAAAATTCCAAAGTGTAATATGAATCGAAAAATAGTAGTAGCAGAACCGTACCCTCCTCAGGCACCACAACGACCCCATCGTGGGCTTGTTGACGTCGTCCTCGTCTAAACCCCCAAGGTAGGGGGACATGTCCATACGAGGTCGCCCTATCGGGAACCGCTCGTAGGCCCAAAGCTGAAGCAGCAGCGGGCAGCCAAGGAAGATTGGCTCCGCCGAACTCACCTTCACGCAGCCCGTGCAGAGACCCCTGTATGTGGCTGCCAGCATAGCTAAATCCCAGCTGTACTGTGGAACCTCGGCAAGCGGGGCCTCCGCAATGGCCCTCGCGTAAGGAagaaggtgcttaggcaccgagttcccctGCGACGTGCAGAAGAGGGTCCAGCCGAAGAGCCACAGcaggtacgcctccaagtgaCGCGCTACTGTGGTCTCGTTTGCGTCCTCTCTCATGTACTcagcctgcaaaacaatttcaGACTTGTGTCAACAATAAGAAAAATTGACAAAAATTATTTGGACTTCCTGCTAATTAAATATTCACACTGAACTGCTGGAACCATGCCTTCGTCGGGCCGTGGGAGTTGCTAAAAGTGTGGTACTGCGGGGCACTGTCTACGTGGGGAACGTCCGCAAACCGACCCAGCAGCTTGTCACGCCAGACAGGTAGGACGTCCATCGCGGCTACGGCGGCTCCTGCACAAGGAAGGCCCAGTAGCATCGAGACGTCCTCTAGTGTGGGGGTCAACTCACCGActgggaggtggaaggtgtgcgtCTCTAGCCACCAACGGTCCAGCAGAGCTGCTAGCAGTGACATGTCGAACTGCAACTGTGTGGGTCTCTCGCAGCCACGTCGCGCTGAACTGTCGACCATGTCGCTCTCCATAAGCCTAGCCACAGGGAGAAGGCCCGCCGCACTCAACCTATAGCTCGTCGATTGCTTGTATAATGCTTTTGTGCCGATCATGGATGAGACAGACCCCCTCCACGTCCAACACAATTATGTTCTTCACCCTCTCGAGGAACCAGCACcagctatctccagactccttcACAAAAGCGATCGcaagcggcaacacctgattgttgccaTCGGTCCTAATAGCTGTCAATATTGTCCCTTTgtaccttccagtcagaaatgtgccatcaatgcaaatgactggtcgaCAAAGCCGGAAAGcctgaatgcaaggacccaacgcAAGGAATGACCACTGTAGGACCTGTTTGCCTGGAACCTGAAGAACTGGATATGCTTTCAAGTCGTAGAAGTTTCCAGGATTTCTCTAGCAAATGGTGTGCAACAAGGCAGGGTGGTTGTCGTAGGATGCTTCgaacgtaccccacttcatctcaatCGCCTTCTACTTAGCACGGTAAGTTTTGTTGTAgctgatcttgtacttgaacttctcctctatggcacagataatggacttgggctcgaagcttggattctccactatctgagggtacatgtattgagcaacaaatttagcagtgaggttgcagtgtgttccttccaattaagccagcaagcattggtgcttAACCACTATAGTCACCttccagtaatccttccatttgcCCTTGTATGCATGCATCCTAAATGGTCAATCATTTCGCACACACCGGACATCATACACCTTCGAACTACTCTTTTTCACCCTAAACTGACGCTGCAAACACAAAGTGGACCATCTCTTAATAGCCACCTTCACTTCATCCCCACTTTGGTACACAGcccccacgcatacctcattctccctgtactcccaagAAATATTTTCCCCTACATTGACctgtagggcggaatggtcGTAATTTGACCAATTTCGCGGTACAGAATAATTGTCTTCCTCATTGGACGAGTCCTCATCCACGACACCATtggcctcccctccttccatctccatctACTCTACTAACTCAGGAATTTcctccccctcatcagcctctccATTTGGTTCCCAAGATGCTACATCATGTTCTGCATCtccaccttcttgttcttcGTAATCAAGTTCTTCGTTTTCACTCGCATTACTCTGCACAtcttcttccgcttcaacttcatCACCTTCGACTTGTTCTTTAATATGAGTGCTAGGTCCACCCTTCATGAAAAAATGGATATACCATATAATTGGTAAACCTCTTCTCGTGCAACCATTTATGTAAGCCCGATAGTTCGGAGTTCTTTCAAGTGGATATAACTTCCAAAAGTTTATGTCGGGCCGTGTTTTCACTACAACCCTCACAAACACATCCGCTTGATATCTGTCAACACCTAAGTCCCTACAAAGCCACTTGCATATGCCCCcccccaagttctctctcttgctcttggaacacacttggtgaaacaggcaaatccactcaaatcaaccccttctggaccatatctaacttTCCCGACCCATAGTACACTTGAATATTTACACTATCTGACATGCTTGGCAACATACATGAAACGGGCAGTCCAAATTAATCTTAGCACTATACATAAGTTAACTGCAATAATGACCTCaattgaataaacaaacaactatgtaacaCTAAACCAAGCTTACTAACTAACTTTATCATAGGCATGCACcacaacaaataaatctaataatgttaccgaaaaactatattataatacctaaccaaaaaatcataatttactAACTACATTTAACATAGTGATTTACCAGAACAAACAAAAATATTGTTACCGAAAAACTATATTCGAATACCTAccaaaaaaatcataatttactAACTAGGTTTATCATAGTCATTTActagaacaaacaaatctaacATTGTTACCTAAAAACTACAATGTAATACCTAACCAAAATATCAGAATTTACTAACTATATTTATCATAGCCATTTACCataacaaataaatctaataatgcTGACTCTATTTCCCTGTATAAGCTAAATCAGTTATACTAACTAACCGACATTTTCCTATATCTAAATACAGCTAAAAGTTTCTAAGTATAGATCTAGATCCACTAttatttctaaatctagatctactAATATttctgttgacgcaaaatcctggcggtggtggaccctgcatcagcacatgaggacctgggagatctgcttaactccagtgcagaatccaaatcggcgcgcgtggtgtgcgcgggcgtgccagtcagtttgaccattcaactgacaaggagatgatagttattgtgaagtccgaggcaaccggccgatcaggccgatataatcttggcacagtagcgataatggtgcaacaaaataaatcatgacaaatatatcggctgtgaagccgattccagtaccttgatgaatgtgagtgattcatcggccatccagccgatttaatataatttacaataaatatcggccagacggccgatagaaaacaggatgttgttgagttgttgccccgccatagctagagccacaagccgatgagatctaaactaacgttaccaccaatatctctaggtgaaaccacaacgatgcgcccggtagttgcagtctagaaatatttagcaggacattaatctgaaccccgctagccgatgatccaatcacaacggaacttactcccaacaacactcgaaggatggccaagatcaagatgcaacaggctattaaaaatagatctatcgtctattccgacagaattaataataattaatatgtcgtaaatggcaagacgatagaacagataaatatcagccgatgcaagcttaatcaaggcgggataactggtgaataccgtagatcgagacagaagcgatgcgccgtaagtcaaagatccaagatactcgataactggtagatgaaactagacgaaaccacagcgatgcgcccggtggttaaagcctagaacacctggtgacggaacttgcagctcgccggagatcgaggtcgatgcagcccagcttgctagaaggaactcgtcgagaagctacattactcctactcctaatgcaatggcgtgaagccgaaaaggtaaatagaagataaatatgttgtatattgatcgtgtgatgataatttacaatggccacgtccctttatatttatagggcggacgttacataattggcatctaaccacgcacaaggcaagtcacgtacacaatcttttctaataaaaaactctatctctaactaacccaactctatctctaaaatattttattctatgaaacaacctcccgtacatgcacagatcggccgcatgcataattattctggaagcctcccacgcatggcatgcaaagtgcaccagaatccatgttgtatattctaatcatttttatccatacgtgctggcctttcctttatatcatccttgcctctccttgccgatcaatccaatgaagccgatttggactccgtgcccatatacacgcatgctagcttcttattgttgtacgtgactccaattatcttgtactccgaatttataggattgatcaaaatccggtgtcaacacaggccccccagtttcggagtatgaatgttTCAtattccgaaactaattatagaagtctgatacttgtcttcagagctaatgacgtctgattgcaatatccaaagccacgTCGACTCCTCTTCAAATATAAAGAACCCCATCGGCCTGATGCCTTGATCCCACTCTGAGCCGATAAATTTGCCGGCAGTAGAAACAGATtagtctgttgacaccaaaacttggtgcagtaaccagcaagcttttgttgtcaacacatgccccctagtttcggagtatgaatatttcatgcttcgaaattaatatccgatactataagcagccgatactatttttcttggaccaatcagccgatgcaattttaaCTTCATCGGACTAAAATATAGCAAAAATCCCATTAGCCGAAAACAAATCCGTCAGCTGAAAACAAATTTCATCAGCTATTTGCCCTTCCGTAGTTTGGACATACTAAGCTTATTGGAGCCCAAGACTCCATCAACTGAATAAAAAACTCCATTAGCTATTTATATGGCCAGCCGACATTATTAATTCCGTCCGCTGAAAGGAATCGGCTATTGTATGGCCAGCAAGATAATTCCATCGGCCactcttccttttctttatttcttatcCATCAGcgaataaaagaaaagattcCACTGCCAATGTCCTCTTGATCCGCTTCTCATTGGCTAAAAAAAAATTGCCGTCGGCCACTATGCCTGCTGATTATTTTCCATCGGCTGAAAAATATAGCATCGGCTGAAAAATCTTCTATCTCTCCCATCAGCTATGGGAGAATATTAAATAGGCAGCCGATTCTTGAGCAGCCGATTCaactcctcctttttttttaattccaactGGGCGATGCTTTTTTTTAACTAACCCGCCGATGCTTCCctgcactttttttttaaccaatACACCGATACTTCTCTTCAATCGGCTGATTAGCCAATGCAATTTTCAATCCGCTaaacaaatttttttatcagccgatgccaactttttcttcttctatgtttttttttcaatcggcAATACCAATTTTCCATGGGCCGATgccacttttttttctttctttttcccaatcggctgaaccaattttccatcggccgatgccactttttttttctttcttttcccaatCGGCTCAACCaattttccatcggccgatgccacgctttttttttctttcaattccAACTAGCtgacgctaatcggccgatgcctctctctgttttttttcttttaattccaacaggctGACGCTAATCGGTCGATGCCTCTTTTTTTCTATCGGCCggtcttcttctcttctttttttatttctttcttgcCCATCGGTTGTGATCTCCTATCGGCTggtcttcttctcttcttttttttttatttccaatgGGCCgatgctaatcggccgatgcctttctctctgttttttttaattccaactGACTGATGCTAATTGGCTGATGCCTTTCTCTACAATCGGctgctatttttttcttaatcagccgatacaactccAATCAGCCGATCCCATTTTCCATCAGCtgatgcaatttccaatcggccgatccctttttatttttccaatCAGCTGATACGAccgtcaatcggccgatgcaatTTTCAATATGCcgattcatttttttatttcagccGATGCACGATGCACGAATAGGCCCCCTAATTGCAACATGGGTTTCTATATGTGCCTGATAAAAAAGCAATTCTTCCCGGATAGAGTAGCCAATCATTTTGCAGGAAGCTTCATCTCTAATCGTCATTGGCATTTATGAAGATGATCCCACCGGAACACGCAGACTTGACTGGGCCTTTTCTCCAATCTCTACATCGGCTGCTTTTGCTGAAATATTATAATTAATTAATTCTAACAAGATGATGAACACTCATTTGGCCGATGAATTCGATACAGCTGCCGAAGGTGGTTTTTATATGAATAAAAATGTGAACCTTATAACcgtgtcccactgggcgtgccaaaagtgtgttggcgctagaaatcggtcaaccgaatctccagcgtctgacacacgacccgggagaatctgcttagctcctgttcgggtgatttgccctggtgcggttcgcgcggcgtgccagccaatctgacctgttgattggcaaggaataatACGTGCCAGATccggaagtcgcgatcggctagatttccgatctcgagagagcttatcagcgaatcggccgatttgcagtaataaagaaatcggttataaggcagccgatcactgtagccttgtggaTAGagaactactggagtaatcgatacaatgctatgataacaacactaggaatagatctaatcggcaatatataaaatagatgaatttaatagcagaatgtaaagaaagccgaaaccaccgattcctagctggataattggtgataaaactagaaaaacaggtaaaacctatgattctagtaaatatcgataactagtgaataaatctaaacgaaacaacagcgatgcgcccgaagttaaagcttaggtattactcgataagcggaacttacagaatcggccggagatcaaattgatgcagccctgccaacccgcacgaactcgtgaaaaagagaaaagtattggcgaagtcgcctgcttgaaagtaagtacgaggaaaaagtagtttgttgtattgatttgttgatgattacagatttacaaaggtagctatttatagccccgtacagataactccttaactgactagaattctatccctaattcaaatagaaaacgaatatttacaagcatgaCTCGTGCTAgtttggttattatacgcttcgtgggctgatctccccttcgTCCTTCTATCCCTtttcaagcccatacaggcccaatcatcccaacctcctaatcggccgattccttatcagcaaaaagcaaccgattgggaacccggcgcgttcgatccgaagcgaggcagaagttaTCAGCCGATCttgtactgtagcaccattcggccgattcccaactgtactttgccaattccctctcttcttggcgccgattttactagtgacgaaatctggcgtcaacacatgccccccagtttcggagtaaaacataatcttttacttcgaaattctttttaacttctcctccgaaacagccgcaatgaaaataacgtcatcgaggtgacggaagcagatctaaaggacgaccagaaggaagaactggataggCATACGGCACATTTCCGGAAAACTTGcctacagtctttcagtcgctccagaagcggggagactatcaagaaaaCTCCGTTTCCAagtccccgccagatcacaatctctgaggactcggccaagatggccgatatggtccaacagtccgtttatcacgccttcattgatcaatccccggtacttgAAAATATGGTCtacaacgccgttgtcaactctttcgctggtgggatacctcaagggtacagggggCCGGCATacactcagccgattccaccaaaccagggtTATTTGAATTtggtttctcagccgatccaattttctgttgggGGTTCGGGCGCTTCTTCATCATcagttcctatggggtataactccatccagctgtcctctgcgccgttccctccggttagcccagcgccttggggggcaccatcagccacggccggtcagaatcaatcggccagtcaaggaagcccaccattccaggcatctttccaggcgaccactcggccgaccgtgccgccataccagcctgtcgcaccagagatgaatAAAACGGCAGAGCTCatactgtatgatgaaacaagtggctcattcaaacagccgatgtTCAAttcacagccggctttcactcagatgccacctgctttcacccagcatcaggctattccacctccggtgtaccagcacgtgccaatacctcagccaacggttcaccagcaacagccagattggtcagcacgtattgcggaggtgattcaggaacaattcggcttaaagccgaaggtacaaacttacacctataggacaccatacccatctacatatgacctactgccgtttccccatcggtataaagttcctgacttcaccaaattctcggggatggatgatacttcaaccgtggagcatgtgaatagattcatcatccaatgtggagaggcagccacgcaagatgctctacgggtgcggttgttctcgtcatctctgtctggctcggcctttcagtggttcacaacattgccgccaaactcgattatcacgtgggccgatttagaaagacagttccacaaatacttctacgccggagtgcacgagatgaagctatccgatttgaccagcctcaggcaaagaagcgACGAACCGATATCCTCAAATgtgcagaggtttcgggaaatcaggaacaaatgctattccctggctctaaacgactcgcagctggccgatatagcctttcaaggcctcctgccccatatcaaagaaaaatacgcctcacaagagttcgagagcttgAGTcaaattgtccaccgattgtctggacaggaggtgcgctctttcgatccacggaggagtttccagaagaaagtggcattcctggaagagaTGGATGACGCGGAGGACGTTgaggtcggacttgcggagtgggtcaagggaaagaagccgatatcatgcccgttcggcaaaaaggagccggaaacgttcggtTTTGATACAACGAAagccgataaaatctttgaccttctcctccaagaagggcagatcaagctctcgccatatcatacaataccttctgccgaacaactaaaaaagatgaaatattgcaagtggcacaacgccacatcccatgataccaatgagtgcaaaatcttcagaccgcagatacagtcggccattgagcaaggcagactcaaatttgaagtgccgacaaaatcggccaagccgatgaagatcgaccagcatccctttcccaccaacatggttgatacggggaagaactcactccaaacaaaggtgctgacgtccgagtcggctaaaaagagtggtgtcgtagaccctagaaatcaagcaacgcctaaggacgtcaaaggaaagcggcggatggaggacgaagacggcgaatcagaagagccacgtattacttcccagttcctgctccagaaataccagcgtcagcatgaacgctcaagatcccgggaagaagcgatgcgacggcacgaagatcactggaggtgcccgtttttcatccactgttgggaaaacaacctcaggctaccttcggccgataattgcccagaatgcaatggcccgtatcgtggcaatcggccgctcaacaggtctcgctccagagacggaagaccagaaccgatcagcaggaattggcgtgaccaagatgaccagcgccctcccgtgcgtgatcggctggggggcagaagtgaccgatatgatcggtcggaagatagacgtcacgacaggcaggggggcaggactgatcgacatgaccggtcagaaaacaaggccaacgttcatagtcggctcgaagagatggccgatgctcgagtgacggacgaaaacccgttaggacgtgagccggagtgggaacgcgccaaggcaggagccaaaccaataaaccccaggtggtgtcccgatggattgaccaaatctcaaaaatgaagaatccaaagtctccgccaatgggaacagcaggaagaggaacaacagagcacgacggacaagaaggaaggaaggcctcgggtatggcgccccaaaagaaacgataaaggggacgacgaatcggcgggtgatgaatcggcagccgatatcggcatggtttccatactgccgatggaattcatgactcccgccgatcgtCAGGACatatcggcgatagaggaacagatgacacagttggctttggagccaatgatggccacgttcgagaagcccgaagatgacaaacgacaacacctaaaagcactgttccttaaagggcatgtcgacggccgccccctcactagattgatggtagacggaggagctgcggtcaacatcatgccatacgccgtgctccggaagcttggaaaaagcgacgacgacttgaccaagacggacatgatactcaaggacttcgaaggcaacatgtctcccgctcgcggcgccctctgcgtcgacctcaccaccggcagtaagacccttcccaccaccttctttgttattaacggaaaggggtcctacaacatgctactcggccgggactggataaacgcaaattgctgcatcccatcaacgatgcatcaatgtcttgtacaatgggtcggcgacaacatcgaggtagtcaacgccgattccgcatacagcatcgcggcagccgacacgcagcagtggagctgcgaaaacgtcaggtgcatatccggtagagtatgggagaccgatttcctgaaggtcaccgattttggcctgcagccgatccgagcagtaggctccgaagactcagaatagatggatcagttcgcccgagaagatgggaagctagggcacgggttcacgtcggtcgattcattagagatgatagacttaggtgatggtaccaaaccaaggccgacttatattagtgcaaatttagacccagaatacaaatgtaaattgacaaatttgttaagggaatttaaggattgctttgcttgggagtatcatgagatgcccggtttagatcgatctattgttgaacatcggctacccataaaaccagggtatcggccgtaccaacagcctgcacggcgctgcaatcctaagattctactggacataaaagctgaaataacccagctaatcgaagcaaaatttattcggcagtgccgttatgccgagtggatctccaacattgtaccagtgtacaagaagaatggaaagctacgcgtttgtgtcgatttcaggaatcttaatcaggccacaccgatggatggttaccccatgccaacggccgatgtgctgatcgacgttgccgcggggcacaagattattagcttcatggatgaaaacgctgggtacaatcaaatacttatggccgaagaggacatacccaaaacggccttcagatgcccaggccaccttggcttaTTCGAgcgggtggtgatgacttttggcttgaagaacgctggcgctacatatcagagagccatgaattacatatttcacaaactcatcggcattctggtagagatctacatcgatgatgtcgcagtcaagtccaaaggtcacgaagaacatctggctgatttgcgaagagtgctagagtgcaccaagaaacacgggcttaagatgaatcccaataaatgtgctttcggcgtatccgccggacagttcttaggatttatggtgcacgaacgagggatagaaatcaatcggaagaccatagcggccatcaacaaagtcgtggccccgcagaacaaaaccgaattacagtctttaatcggcaaggtaaatttcatcagaagattcatatctaatctatctgggcggattcaggtgttcacaccactgttgaagttgaagcccgaccaggaatttatatgggggaaggagcagcgcaaagcactggaagatatcaagcaatacttggtctcaccaccggtattggttcctcctcaaactggtaagccgtttaagttatacttatcagccgatgaaaaagctattgggtcggctctagtccaggaattcgaaggcaaggaacgggtaatttattatgtcagtagaagacttttggacgctgaaacaagataccctccagtggagcggttgtgcctatgtctttacttctcatccaccaaactcaggcactatttactgtcggcagaatgcgtggtcgtatgcaaagacgacgtagtaaaatacatgctatcactgccgatcttgaaaggacgaatcggcaaatggatcttagctttgtcagagtttgacctgcggtacgaatcggcaaaagccgtcaagggtcaggtcatcgccgatttcgtcgcccaacactgcggaccggagattacCCTCGTAGggccggcaccttggactttatattttgatgggtcgtcatgtggggtcggatcaggaatcggcatcgttctcatatcgcctcggggggcaagctatgatttttctctgccgatagaagccaccgctactaacaatcaagcggagtaccgagctgtattgaagggcctacaactattaagagaagtcaaggccgattctgttgaagtcttcggggattccatgcttattgtggatcagctaaccggaaggtccgaatgcaaggacgacgtattgagaatttattacgaagattgcttacaactcttaaaagaatttaaatcggcagtaatcgagcacatcccaagggaccacaacgaagatgccaacaagctcgcccagcacgcatctggatatcggccaattctaggcgctatggctctggagctcgcggccgatgactggcggaaagaaattgccgactacctgaaagatccgtctaaaaaggtggaacgacgagtacgttttcatgctactaaatacgtactgctcgaagacgacctgttctaccgaactatcgacggtgttctactcaaatgccttggaacagaggaggccaagactctaatgggagaaatccatgaaggggtatgtggagcacaccaatcggcccataagatgaagtggatgattaggaataatgggtactactggccaacgatcctcgaagactgtttcaaatattataagggatgccaggattgtcagaagttcgggaatgtccaacgtgcacccgcatcggccatgaatcccattatcaagccgtggccgttcaggggatggggaatagaccttatcggccaaatttacc
Proteins encoded in this window:
- the LOC140221643 gene encoding serine/threonine-protein phosphatase 7 long form homolog → MIGTKALYKQSTSYRLSAAGLLPVARLMESDMVDSSARRGCERPTQLQFDMSLLAALLDRWWLETHTFHLPVGELTPTLEDVSMLLGLPCAGAAVAAMDVLPVWRDKLLGRFADVPHVDSAPQYHTFSNSHGPTKAWFQQFSAEYMREDANETTVARHLEAYLLWLFGWTLFCTSQGNSVPKHLLPYARAIAEAPLAEVPQYSWDLAMLAATYRGLCTGCVKVSSAEPIFLGCPLLLQLWAYERFPIGRPRMDMSPYLGGLDEDDVNKPTMGSLWCLRRAVWTGVQTKKSYPDFVSMFDALVDTDVRWRPYNFEEVDARALHGLSSLCYRDMAYWRMRRLVVYDIHVEDYTVDRVMRQFGLYQHSPLPATCNPYGPLVHLHLHRRYDQQATQTRDGFRRIHTTRQRGPVAKLGSMSFFRVDPNLLSPS